DNA sequence from the Novosphingobium sp. KACC 22771 genome:
AGGCGTGCGGCGGACCGGGACGGCGGTGTCGTCCAACACGTCGACGATCCCTCTCGATCGCCTGATCGAAGGGCGCAGCGAGGCGTTTGCCCGCGATTTCCTCATCACCCATTTCTTCAATCCGCCGCGCTATATGCGCCTGCTGGAGGTGGTGTCCGGGCCAAAGAGCGATCCCGAACTGGTCGCCAGCGTGTCGGATTTCGCCGACCGCGCCATGGGCAAGACCGTGGTGCGCGCCAAGGATACGCCGGGGTTCCTCGCCAATCGCGTGGGCACCTATTGGCTGCAGGCGGCGATCAATGCGGCCTTTGAACAGGGCGTCAGCGTCGAGGATGCCGATGCCATCGGCGGCAAACCGATGGGCGTGCCCAAGACGGGCATTTTCGGTCTGGTGGACCTCGTGGGCATTGACCTCATGCCCTATCTCAAGGCCAGCCTGACCAGCACGCTGCCCGCCAATGATCCCTATCAGGGAATCGCCCATGACCATCCGCTGATCCTGAAAATGATCGCCGATGGGTATACCGGCCGCAAGGGCAAGGGCGGCTTTTACCGGATCAACCGTGAAGCCGGGAAGGTCAAGGAAGCGATCAACCTGAGCACGGGCGAGTATGCCAAGGCGAAGAAGCCCGTTTCGATCCCCTCGGCGGCTCAGAAGGATCTGCGCGCGCTGATTTCCGCGCCGGGCGTGGTGGGGGCCTATGCGTGGGCCGTGCTGGGTCCGACGCTGGCCTATGCGGCCGGGCTGATCGGCGAGGCTTCGGATGATATTCTGAGCATCGATACGGCGATGAAGCTGGGCTATAACTGGAAATATGGCCCGTTTGAATTGATCGACCGGATTGGAGGCGCCGATTTCGTCGCCCGCCTGCAGGCCGAGGGACGCGAGGTTCCCGCGATCCTGACGATGGCCGATGGCCGCCCGTTCTATCGGGTGGAAAATGGTCAGCGCCAATATCTGGGCGCGGATGGCGCATATCACGCGATTGTCCGGCCCGATGGCGTATTGCTGCTGGAGGACATCAAGGCGGCCTCGAAACCGATCCTCAAGAGCGGCTCGGCGGCGCTCTGGGATATTGGTGACGGCGTGGTGGCGCTGGAATTCACCGGCAAAATGAACGCGCTCGACGGCGAGGTGATGAAGCTGATCGAGAAGGCGATTCCGCTGGTGACCGAGCAGTACAAGGCGCTGGTGGTTTACAACGAAGGCTCGAACTTCTCGGCTGGCGCCAACCTTGGCCTTGCCATCTTTGCCATCAACATTGCCGCCTGGGGCGAGGTGGAGAAGCTGGTCGCGGGCGGGCAGAAGGCGTATAAGGCTCTGAAATACGCGCCCTTCCCGGTGGTGGCCGCGCCCTTTGGCATGGCGCTGGGGGGCGGGTGCGAAATCTGCCTCAACTCCGATGCGGTGCAGGCCCATGCCGAAACCTATATCGGTCTGGTCGAATGCGGCGTGGGACTGATCCCCGGCTGGGGCGGATGCGGCGAATTGATGGTCCGCGCCGCCGAAAACCCCAAGGCGCCCAAGGGGCCGATGCCGCCGGTGGGCAAGGCCTTCGAGACGATTTCGACCGCAACGGTCGCCAAATCGGCGGCCAATGCCAAGGAGATCGGCTATCTGCGCCCCGGCGACGGCATCACCATGAACCGCGACCGCCTGCTGGCCGATGCCAAGGCGCGGGCGCTTTCGATGGTCGAGGGCTATGCTCCGCCCGCGCCTCCGGTCTTCCGCCTGCCGGGCGCGGGGGGCAAGACCGCTCTCGAACTGGCGGTCAAGGGTTTCCGCGCGCGCGGCCTTGCCACGCCCTATGACGAGGTGGTGGCCGACAAGCTGGCGACCGTCCTGACGGGCGGGGATGCCGATGTGGTGGACACCGTGACCGAAGAGCAGTTACTGGCGCTCGAACTGCGCGAATTCATGACGCTGGTGCGCGATAGCCGTACGCAGGCGCGGGTGGAGCATATGCTGACCACCGGCAAGCCGCTGCGCAATTGACGCCGGGACAACAGGAGAGGTTTTATGCAGGTCTATACCGCCCCCTTGCGCGATATGCGCTTTGTGCTCAACGAATTGCATCAGGATGACGGCTTTGGCGGGCTCTCGGTCCATGAGGAGTTTACGCCCGATCTGACCGATGCGGTTTTGGAGGAAGCGGCCAAAATCTGTCAGGATGTGCTGTTGCCGATCAACCTTTCGGGCGACAGTGAAGGCTGCCAGTATGAGAACGGCGTGGTGCGTACGCCCAAGGGCTTCAAGGAGGCCTATGACCAGTTTGTGCAGGGCGGCTGGGGCGGCCTTGTCATGCCGGTCGAATATGGCGGACAGGGCCTGCCCGAGGCGGTGGGCAAGCTGGTCGAGGAAATGATCTGCGCCACCAATGTCTCCTTCAGCCTCTATCCCGGCCTGACCGCGGGCGCGGTGACGGCGCTGGCCGCCTATGCCAGCGATGAATTGAAGGCGGCCTATCTGCCCAAGATGATCAGCGGCGAATGGTCGGGCACGATGAACCTGACCGAGCCGCATTGCGGCACCGACCTTGGCCTGCTGCGCACCAAGGCCGAGCCGGTGGGCCAAGATAAATTTGGCACCAGCTACAAGCTGACCGGCTCGAAGATCTTCATTTCGGCGGGCGAGCAGGATCTGACCAGCAACATCATCCATCTGGTGCTGGCCCGTCTGCCCGATGCGCCCAAGGGGGTGAAGGGCATCAGCCTGTTCCTCGTGCCCAAGTTCCTGCCCGATGCCGACGGCAATCCGGGCGCGCGCAATGGCGTGCGCGCCAGCGGGATCGAGCACAAGATGGGCATCAAGGCGTCCGCCACCTGTCAGATGCAGTTCGATGATGCCATCGGCTGGCTGGTGGGACAGCCGCACCGCGGCCTTGAAGCGATGTTCACGATGATGAATGCCGAGCGCGTGGGCGTGGGCATTCAGGGCCTTGGCATTGGCGAGGCGGCCTATCAGTCCGCCGTGTGGTATGCCAAGGACCGTCTGCAGGGGCGCAGCCTCTCGGGCGCGAAATATCCCGACAAGGCGGCCGATCCGATCATCGTCCATCCCGATGTGCGCAAGAACCTGCTGACCATGCGGGCCTATAATGAGGGCTGCCGGGCGCTGGGCGCATGGGTGGCGCGCGGGCTGGATGCCGAACGCCACGCCACCGATCCCGAAGTTCGCCAGCGGGCCGAGGATTTCGTCGCGCTTATGACGCCGGTGGTCAAGGCGCTCTTCACCGATCTGGGCCATGACAGCGCCAGTTTGGCGGTGCAGGTCTATGGCGGCCATGGCTATATCCACGAAAGCGGGGTCGAGCAGTATCAGCGCGATGCGCGCATCGCCATGATCTATGAAGGCACCAACGGCATTCAGGCGCTCGATCTGGTCGGGCGCAAGATGGGCGCGCATATGGGCCGCCTGCTGCGCAGCTTCTTTCACCCCGTCTCGGCCTTTATCGAGGAAAACAAGGGGGAGGGCCCGATGCAGAAGATGATCGAGGGGCTGGAAAAGGCCTTTGGCGCGCTGCAGCTTTCCACCGCGACGATTGCGGAAAAGGGCCTGAAAGACCCCGAAGAAGCAGGCGCGGCGGCAACGGATTATCTGCGCCTGCTCGGCCTTGTCGGCATGGCCTATTGCTTTGCCAAAGCGACCAAGATCGCGGGCCTGCAGATCTTTTTCGGCGCCGAGGACAAGGCGTTTTACGAAACCAAGATCAAGACCGCGACTTTCTTCTTTGAAAAGATCCTGCCGCAGGCGACCACCCATTTCCTGGCCATCAAGGCAGGCAAGGGCGCGCTGATGGCCTTTGCCGAGGATGAATTCTGATGGACATCGCAATCCCCCACAGCCTTGGCCGCGAAGAGGCCAAGCGCCGCATCGAGGTGGGTCTGCCCAAGCTGGCCGCGCATATTCCGGGCGGGGGCGCTCTCGCCTCGGAATGGGCGGGCGATTATGTGCTGAACATGACCATTACCGCGCTCGGCTCGCGCATCCCGGTCTCGCTCACCATCGAGGAAGACCGGCTGAGCGGCAGCCTCGAGGTGCCCGCCCTGATGAAGATGATGCAGGGGCAGGTGGCCGAATTTGTGAAAATCAGCGCGGGCAAGATGCTCGACAAGGCTTGAGCAAAAAGGGCGGCGGCATGTTGGTGCCGCCGCCCTTTTCTCAATTCTTGTGCTGGTCATTCTCCAGCTTGTTGTATTCATCCTCGATCTGCTTGGGCGCATCCTGCCAGCTTGACCAGGGCAGGCCCTTTTTCAACGCATAGGACCAGCGTTCCATCCACTCGATCCCGTCCTTGCCGACATAGGGGTCGCGGGTCTTGTAGGCCGGATCGCGCATCGCCTCCTCCAGCGTGACCGGCTTGAGCCTGCGCCGTTTCAGGATGGCGGAAAGTTCATCGATGCTGTCGGCATTGAGCCGCGTATCGTGAAGCAGCATGACAAAGGCGATCTGGCGTCCGAACAGCGCTTCGGAGGCCTTTTGATACCAACTGATCGCGCGTTCGGTATAATCGAGATATTGCTTGCGTACGCGCAGCCGCCGCGCCTCGTCATGGCGGGCCAGCGCGTCCTCATAGGGTTCGGCAAACATCCAGTCATCGGCGTCGATCGTGACGGGCGCGATGCGATAGCCATGCTGGCCCAGCCATGCGTTGATCGCATGCTTGACCGCCTCGGGCGCGCCGGTTTCCAGATAGGGATGGCGGAACCAGTCCAGCTTCTTGCCCCGCGCGGCCAGCAATTCGCGCGTCACCGGCTCGCCTTTGGCAATATCGGCGATATAGCCCGCCGCGCCCAGATCATTGGGCGATTCATGGCTGAATGTGTGGTTGCCCAGATCGTGGCCCCTATCCAGCCACAGTTTCAGATTGGCGATCTGGCGCGCGCGCACCGCCTCGTCCAGCTTGGATTCGTTGACAAAGCCGATGGCGGGCAAATGGTTGCGCCGCAATCCGCGCAACAGGGTGCGGTTGATGTAATCGAGCCACGCCTGATCGTTGAACAGGCTGAGCCCCGGCAGATCGTCAAAGGTCAGCGCCACCGTGCCCCGCCCCGGGGGTGGCGGCGCCAAGGGTTGGGCCAAAACCGGCGCGGCGCCGACCATCAGCGCAAGTGTCGCCACCGCGCTCCAAATTCCGCGTATCTTCACTATTCCCCCATTCCATCATTGGGTGGCGGGGTGCATCTCCACGCCGTCCCGCCACTCGCCGCCGATGGCCTGGATCAGGGCCACAGCGGCAGTCTGCTGATTGACGGTATTCTGTATCAGATTAACGCGCGCCGAATAGGCGGTGGATTGCGCGGAGGAAACGCTGGTGAAATCGACGGTGCCGGCCTGATATTGATTGCGGATGATGGTTTCGGCCTTGGCTGCGGCGGCATTGGCGGTGGCATAAAGGGGCGCCTGCGCGCGATAGGCGGTGACGGCGGAAAGATTGGTCTCCACCTCGCCAAAGGCATTGAGCACGCTTTGGCGATAGGTGGCCACGGCCGCATTATAGGCCGCGCGGGCCTGCGCCACCTTGGCCGACCGCGCGCCGAAATCGATCAGCGTCTCGGCCGCGCTGGCCCCCAGCGACCAGAGCGAGGTGGCAGCGCTCAGCAGATTGGTCATCGTGGTCGAATTGGACCCCACCGATCCGGTCAGCGTGATCGAGGGGAAGAAGGCCGAACGCTGGATGCCGATGGCCGAATTGGCGGCGGCCACCAGCCTTTCGGCATTGGCGATATCGGGGCGGCGTTGCAGGATGTCGCCCGGCATCACCCCCGGCACGGCGGGAATGGCCGGATTCCACGCCGCCGGAGCCAGACGAAAGGTGGAGGGATTTTCGCCAACCAGCACCGCAATGGCATTCTCATAGGATGCCCGCTGCCGCTCCAGATCGCGCAAATTCGCCTCGGCATTCGACAGGGTGGCCTGCGCGCTTTGCACATCGGCCTCGCTGATCGTGCCGACGGCCAGCTTGTTGCGCGTCACCTCCAGCGATTTGCGATAGGCCGCGACCGTCTCGGTCAGCATCGCCTTTTGCGCGTCGATCCCGCGCAATTGGAAATAATTGGTGGCCAGGGTCCCGCGGGCCGAAAGCGTGGCATTGGCCAGCGTGGCCGCCGAGGCCTGCGCCTGCGCCTTGGATTGGCGCGTGGTATCGGCCAGCCTGCCCCAGATGTCGGGGGTCCAGCTGGCGCTGCCGGTGACGGAAATGGTGGTGCCGGTACGGGTCACGCTGCCGCCCGATCCGGTGGTGGTGCCGGTGGCGTTTTCGGCAAAGGTGCCGCTGCGTGTATCGCTGGCGCTGGCCGAAATGGTGGGGAAGAGTGCGGCGCGGTTGGCGCGCACCACCGCCTCGGCCTGGGCATAGGCGGCGCGGTAATAGGCGACGTTCTGGTTGGTCACCTCGACCTTTTCCTCCAGACCGTTCAGCACGGGATCGCCAAACAGGCGCCACCATTGCCCCTTGGCCACATCATCGGCGGGCATGGCGGGCGCCCATCCGGCGTCGGCCTTGAAGGCGGCGGATGGCGCGGCGCTGGTCGGCACATGGTATTTGGGCGCCATGCTGCAGGCCGACAGAGACAGGGCGGTGGCAAGAGCCAAAAGGGAACGCTTCATCATATCAGGCTTCCAAAGGTTCAGCGCCCGGTTCCAAATCACCATGGCGGGCCAGCAGATGTTCATGGGGAGAGCGGCGGCGCCATTTGTCCAGCGCCAGATAGACCACAGGCGTTGTCAGCAGCGTCAGCATCTGGCTGACGATCAATCCGCCCACGATGGCAATGCCCAGCGGGCGGCGCAATTCGGCCCCGTCGCCAAAGCCGATGGCCAGCGGCAAGGCCCCAAGCGCAGCGGCCAGCGTGGTCATCAGGATCGGGCGGAAGCGCAACAGGCTTGCCTCGCGGATCGCCTCGAACGAGGAAAGCCCGCGCGACCGTTCGGATTCGATGGCAAAGTCGATGATCAGGATCGCGTTCTTCTTCACAATGCCGATCAGCAACACCACGCCGATCAGCGCAATGATGTCAAACTGCCCCCCCGTCACGATCAGGGCAAAGATCGCCCCCACGCCTGCCGAGGGCAGGGTGGAAAGCACGGTCAGCGGATGGATCGCGCTTTCATACAGAATGCCCAGCACGATATAGATCGTGATGATCGCGGCCGCGATCAGCAGCGGCATCGAACTGGTCGATTGCTGAAACACCTTGGCCGTGCCGCCGAAATCGCCATGGACGCCCGCGGGCAGCGCCAGACTGGCCTGCGTGTTGGCAATGGTCTGCGCGGCCTGGCCCAGCGAGAGGCCGGGCGGCAGGTTGAACGAGATCGTGGCCGAGGGCTCGCCGTCGGTGTGGCTGACGCTGGCGGCGGTCGAGGCATTGGACCATGCCGCGACGGTCGAGAGCGGGATCTGGGTGGTGGCGGTGGCGCTCACCGCGCTGCCGCGCGCCGCATTGTTGCCCAGCGAGGCATTGGCGTTGGTGGCGGCGGTGGACGAGGACAAGGTGCCCCCCACCGGCAGATAGAGGTTGTTCAAGGCCTCCGGCTTGCCCGCATAGATGGGGTCGGCCTCCATCACCACATGATACTGGTTCAGCCCCTGATAGATCGAGGCGACCTGTCGCTGGCCAAAGGCGTCATAGAGCGTCTGGTCGATGGTGTTCATGGTGATGCCAAGACTGGCCGCGCGGTTGCGATCGACGGTGA
Encoded proteins:
- a CDS encoding 3-hydroxyacyl-CoA dehydrogenase/enoyl-CoA hydratase family protein, coding for MAINKVCVIGAGTMGAGIAAQVANAGVPVLLLDIVRDADDRNSVAAGAVERLKKAEPAAFMSKAAAKLVEVGNIDDDLGRVAECDWVIEAIVEKIELKHALYEKLEGVRRTGTAVSSNTSTIPLDRLIEGRSEAFARDFLITHFFNPPRYMRLLEVVSGPKSDPELVASVSDFADRAMGKTVVRAKDTPGFLANRVGTYWLQAAINAAFEQGVSVEDADAIGGKPMGVPKTGIFGLVDLVGIDLMPYLKASLTSTLPANDPYQGIAHDHPLILKMIADGYTGRKGKGGFYRINREAGKVKEAINLSTGEYAKAKKPVSIPSAAQKDLRALISAPGVVGAYAWAVLGPTLAYAAGLIGEASDDILSIDTAMKLGYNWKYGPFELIDRIGGADFVARLQAEGREVPAILTMADGRPFYRVENGQRQYLGADGAYHAIVRPDGVLLLEDIKAASKPILKSGSAALWDIGDGVVALEFTGKMNALDGEVMKLIEKAIPLVTEQYKALVVYNEGSNFSAGANLGLAIFAINIAAWGEVEKLVAGGQKAYKALKYAPFPVVAAPFGMALGGGCEICLNSDAVQAHAETYIGLVECGVGLIPGWGGCGELMVRAAENPKAPKGPMPPVGKAFETISTATVAKSAANAKEIGYLRPGDGITMNRDRLLADAKARALSMVEGYAPPAPPVFRLPGAGGKTALELAVKGFRARGLATPYDEVVADKLATVLTGGDADVVDTVTEEQLLALELREFMTLVRDSRTQARVEHMLTTGKPLRN
- a CDS encoding acyl-CoA dehydrogenase C-terminal domain-containing protein, which produces MQVYTAPLRDMRFVLNELHQDDGFGGLSVHEEFTPDLTDAVLEEAAKICQDVLLPINLSGDSEGCQYENGVVRTPKGFKEAYDQFVQGGWGGLVMPVEYGGQGLPEAVGKLVEEMICATNVSFSLYPGLTAGAVTALAAYASDELKAAYLPKMISGEWSGTMNLTEPHCGTDLGLLRTKAEPVGQDKFGTSYKLTGSKIFISAGEQDLTSNIIHLVLARLPDAPKGVKGISLFLVPKFLPDADGNPGARNGVRASGIEHKMGIKASATCQMQFDDAIGWLVGQPHRGLEAMFTMMNAERVGVGIQGLGIGEAAYQSAVWYAKDRLQGRSLSGAKYPDKAADPIIVHPDVRKNLLTMRAYNEGCRALGAWVARGLDAERHATDPEVRQRAEDFVALMTPVVKALFTDLGHDSASLAVQVYGGHGYIHESGVEQYQRDARIAMIYEGTNGIQALDLVGRKMGAHMGRLLRSFFHPVSAFIEENKGEGPMQKMIEGLEKAFGALQLSTATIAEKGLKDPEEAGAAATDYLRLLGLVGMAYCFAKATKIAGLQIFFGAEDKAFYETKIKTATFFFEKILPQATTHFLAIKAGKGALMAFAEDEF
- a CDS encoding polyhydroxyalkanoic acid system family protein, with protein sequence MDIAIPHSLGREEAKRRIEVGLPKLAAHIPGGGALASEWAGDYVLNMTITALGSRIPVSLTIEEDRLSGSLEVPALMKMMQGQVAEFVKISAGKMLDKA
- a CDS encoding polysaccharide deacetylase family protein gives rise to the protein MATLALMVGAAPVLAQPLAPPPPGRGTVALTFDDLPGLSLFNDQAWLDYINRTLLRGLRRNHLPAIGFVNESKLDEAVRARQIANLKLWLDRGHDLGNHTFSHESPNDLGAAGYIADIAKGEPVTRELLAARGKKLDWFRHPYLETGAPEAVKHAINAWLGQHGYRIAPVTIDADDWMFAEPYEDALARHDEARRLRVRKQYLDYTERAISWYQKASEALFGRQIAFVMLLHDTRLNADSIDELSAILKRRRLKPVTLEEAMRDPAYKTRDPYVGKDGIEWMERWSYALKKGLPWSSWQDAPKQIEDEYNKLENDQHKN
- a CDS encoding efflux transporter outer membrane subunit; protein product: MMKRSLLALATALSLSACSMAPKYHVPTSAAPSAAFKADAGWAPAMPADDVAKGQWWRLFGDPVLNGLEEKVEVTNQNVAYYRAAYAQAEAVVRANRAALFPTISASASDTRSGTFAENATGTTTGSGGSVTRTGTTISVTGSASWTPDIWGRLADTTRQSKAQAQASAATLANATLSARGTLATNYFQLRGIDAQKAMLTETVAAYRKSLEVTRNKLAVGTISEADVQSAQATLSNAEANLRDLERQRASYENAIAVLVGENPSTFRLAPAAWNPAIPAVPGVMPGDILQRRPDIANAERLVAAANSAIGIQRSAFFPSITLTGSVGSNSTTMTNLLSAATSLWSLGASAAETLIDFGARSAKVAQARAAYNAAVATYRQSVLNAFGEVETNLSAVTAYRAQAPLYATANAAAAKAETIIRNQYQAGTVDFTSVSSAQSTAYSARVNLIQNTVNQQTAAVALIQAIGGEWRDGVEMHPATQ